From the Streptomyces sp. Tu 2975 genome, one window contains:
- a CDS encoding DUF1996 domain-containing protein, with product MANGLPEVPEAARAEVDRELATMDSGITEAYQRFADEKEQIERDPQFAQNAILGPLRSKREAGIDRIAEAIGRITGQRPQDLRALAPCTLQTDDADGGNGGGPGGDAGGDAGQDGGGQGGSGGQAGNGPEASDFADIRTVSPNVQDPPRLRGASRGTFTTDCGVNANGKFNPDNVIVAPGVSNGAHHMHDYVGNQANDAFASDEDLAAGATTCRDQGDRSTYYWPVLRLQNGQAENDAQADGGGKDQNVGEILTPSQVTLDFVGNPRGKVTAMPRFLRIITGDAKAFVNGNANANASWSCTGFEDRQLKDKYPVCPQGSKVVRSFKFQSCWDGRNADSANHRTHVAFTDASGRCPGGFLPIPQLVQRIVYDVPPPVFEGADAVVFALDSFPEQLHKPITDHGDFINVFDEELMRELVSCLNEGRRCGTGDPAQAPGGDGPEPKDAPATATAAPTGSPAPAPAEPKPEAPAQAKPEAPARPAAPTADPAPVPPAGDEPATHPATPATRQPAVEQPAAEQPAARPTAEAEQAPGTSDADRARPEAAEAPAPPAAPADQAGPRAPAQSAPATAADRQSPQAPAGTAASAPAAGGSNVPVPNGDADPQAVEGGLAETGAQLWPSAAGAVLLIVGVVLLRMRPRPAVTRRR from the coding sequence GTGGCGAACGGGCTGCCGGAGGTGCCGGAAGCGGCCAGGGCGGAGGTCGACCGCGAGCTGGCGACGATGGACAGTGGGATCACCGAGGCCTACCAGCGGTTCGCCGACGAGAAGGAACAGATCGAACGGGATCCGCAGTTCGCGCAGAACGCGATCCTCGGGCCTCTCCGGAGCAAGCGGGAAGCGGGCATCGACCGCATCGCGGAAGCCATCGGCCGGATCACCGGGCAACGGCCGCAGGACCTGCGTGCGCTGGCTCCCTGCACCCTGCAGACCGATGACGCGGACGGCGGGAACGGGGGCGGCCCGGGCGGTGACGCGGGAGGCGACGCCGGGCAGGACGGCGGCGGGCAGGGAGGCAGCGGCGGCCAGGCGGGCAACGGCCCCGAGGCGTCCGACTTCGCCGACATCCGCACCGTGTCCCCGAACGTGCAGGATCCCCCGCGACTGCGCGGCGCCTCCCGCGGCACTTTCACCACGGACTGCGGGGTCAACGCGAACGGCAAGTTCAATCCGGACAACGTCATCGTCGCTCCGGGAGTGAGCAACGGCGCCCACCACATGCACGACTACGTGGGCAACCAGGCCAACGACGCGTTCGCATCGGACGAGGATCTCGCGGCGGGCGCGACGACGTGCCGCGACCAGGGCGACCGGTCCACCTACTACTGGCCCGTGCTGCGGCTCCAGAACGGTCAGGCGGAGAACGACGCCCAGGCGGACGGCGGCGGCAAGGACCAGAACGTCGGCGAGATCCTGACCCCGTCACAGGTGACGCTCGACTTCGTCGGCAACCCGCGCGGCAAGGTCACCGCCATGCCGCGCTTCCTGCGGATCATCACCGGGGACGCGAAGGCCTTCGTCAACGGCAATGCGAACGCCAACGCCTCCTGGAGCTGCACCGGCTTCGAGGACCGGCAGCTGAAGGACAAGTACCCCGTCTGTCCCCAGGGCAGCAAGGTGGTGCGCAGTTTCAAGTTCCAGAGCTGCTGGGACGGCCGGAACGCCGACAGCGCCAACCACCGCACCCATGTGGCCTTCACGGACGCGAGCGGCCGTTGCCCGGGCGGTTTCCTCCCCATTCCCCAGCTCGTCCAGCGGATCGTCTACGACGTGCCGCCACCTGTCTTCGAGGGCGCGGACGCCGTCGTCTTCGCGCTCGACTCGTTCCCGGAGCAGTTGCACAAGCCGATCACCGACCACGGTGACTTCATCAACGTCTTCGACGAGGAGCTCATGCGGGAGTTGGTGAGCTGTCTCAACGAGGGGCGCCGCTGTGGCACCGGCGATCCGGCGCAGGCACCGGGCGGCGACGGCCCGGAGCCGAAGGACGCCCCGGCGACGGCCACCGCCGCCCCGACCGGCTCGCCGGCGCCCGCTCCCGCGGAGCCGAAGCCGGAAGCCCCCGCGCAGGCGAAGCCGGAAGCCCCCGCGCGTCCGGCCGCGCCCACCGCCGATCCGGCGCCGGTACCCCCGGCGGGCGATGAGCCTGCGACGCACCCGGCGACGCCCGCGACCCGGCAGCCCGCCGTGGAGCAGCCCGCAGCTGAGCAGCCCGCCGCGAGGCCCACGGCCGAGGCGGAGCAGGCGCCCGGAACATCCGACGCGGACCGAGCACGGCCCGAAGCGGCAGAGGCACCCGCCCCGCCGGCCGCCCCCGCCGACCAGGCCGGCCCACGCGCGCCCGCGCAGAGCGCGCCGGCCACCGCTGCCGACCGGCAGAGTCCGCAGGCCCCGGCCGGGACAGCTGCCTCC